A portion of the Luxibacter massiliensis genome contains these proteins:
- a CDS encoding helix-turn-helix domain-containing protein: MRKREVVLLMFHSRFNYLMSVTGLKNTEIANCLYIDRSLVSRWRTGKREPGKKTVEQISEAVYSLCSDTNDRLLLCQLLQLNYSNSYFQNDGKMMKYILAKWLSPDKEAEEPMKLDWGGGTAEDVIRPEPMNLYNGADGYRYCVKNLLNLALQAKSGFTLYFFGNDNLEWLVRDENFFSCFCSLLRQAGNVGMKARLIFHVSNDSKKMDDYVKLWSWFQSIPGTELYGLYGLANRENNRRQFNNILFAVPEVGAVVGWSVKASSHRYVSMITDIKNTTQVVDDMELLLSGSIPLLHTLLDKVHPPDRTCARVGTEFAAMDFQYEALLNFVETDMFAGCSREFISHSMSLPLGTMPAEVLEEMICDAGGEEREIELLLAVHRRYQDWLETYVRQGTMEYYYFDTGKRKRPLARSEVLFGRTLYYRRDQYQRHLNSTLTYMEQHDNFYLYRIEGDPIYPIDFEAAYGAYLIGYNSGPSCYAAVCTNQLFANCVFTSINDSAKLLPENSTN, encoded by the coding sequence ATGAGAAAAAGAGAGGTGGTTCTATTGATGTTTCATTCACGATTTAATTATCTAATGTCTGTGACAGGACTAAAAAATACGGAGATAGCCAACTGTCTGTATATTGACCGTTCTTTGGTGTCACGGTGGAGAACAGGCAAGAGGGAACCTGGAAAAAAGACGGTGGAACAAATTTCCGAGGCGGTTTACAGTCTGTGCAGTGACACAAACGACAGGCTTCTGCTATGCCAGCTTCTGCAGCTGAACTACAGTAATTCATACTTTCAGAATGATGGGAAAATGATGAAATATATCCTGGCAAAGTGGCTGTCTCCGGATAAAGAGGCAGAAGAGCCGATGAAACTGGATTGGGGAGGAGGCACGGCGGAGGATGTTATCAGGCCAGAGCCAATGAACTTGTATAACGGGGCGGACGGATACCGCTATTGTGTAAAAAATTTATTAAATCTTGCGCTCCAGGCTAAGAGCGGGTTTACCCTATACTTCTTTGGAAATGATAACCTGGAATGGCTGGTCAGGGATGAAAATTTCTTTTCCTGCTTCTGCAGCCTTTTAAGGCAGGCGGGAAATGTGGGGATGAAGGCACGGCTGATTTTCCATGTATCCAACGATTCAAAGAAGATGGACGATTATGTCAAGCTATGGTCTTGGTTCCAATCTATACCGGGGACTGAACTATATGGATTATACGGATTGGCAAACAGGGAAAATAACCGCCGTCAGTTTAATAACATCCTATTCGCTGTCCCAGAAGTAGGGGCTGTGGTGGGATGGTCGGTAAAAGCATCCTCACACCGGTATGTATCCATGATAACAGACATAAAAAATACAACCCAGGTTGTAGATGACATGGAACTGCTGCTTTCCGGAAGTATACCGCTTCTCCACACCTTGCTGGATAAAGTCCACCCGCCTGACAGGACTTGTGCCAGAGTGGGAACTGAATTTGCTGCCATGGATTTTCAATACGAGGCACTTTTAAACTTTGTAGAGACAGATATGTTTGCAGGATGCTCCCGGGAGTTTATTTCCCACAGTATGTCCCTCCCACTGGGGACAATGCCCGCAGAAGTGCTGGAGGAGATGATTTGTGACGCAGGCGGGGAGGAGAGGGAAATAGAACTTCTGCTGGCCGTACACCGAAGGTACCAGGACTGGCTTGAGACTTATGTAAGGCAGGGCACCATGGAATACTATTATTTCGATACTGGAAAGAGAAAACGCCCCCTGGCACGTTCTGAAGTTCTTTTCGGAAGGACGCTGTATTATAGGAGGGATCAGTATCAGCGCCATTTGAATAGTACACTTACATATATGGAGCAGCATGATAATTTTTATCTGTACCGTATCGAGGGAGATCCCATTTACCCCATTGATTTTGAAGCGGCATATGGAGCGTACCTCATTGGGTACAACAGTGGGCCTTC